The genomic DNA AATTGCTGTAACACCCGTTTATTTTCGGCTACACCAGCATGTGGCATCGAGGTTGGCATTAATAAAAATGATCCTTCATTTAAAGAAGGCATAAACTCTTTTCCTGTATTTTTCATGATGAAAACACCCGCAATAACAATAGCAGTCGGTATTGATAAAAACAAAATCTTATGATCTAAACACCATCTTAAAATACGTGTGTAATAATTTCTAAAAACAGTAAAAACGCCTAACAATCCGAAACAAATAATGCTTACAAAAATAAGATTCCAAAAGATATTTTTATCGACTCCTAATGGTCGCCAATATTCTGCTAAAAGAAATACAATCGCTAACGAAGAAATTATAATATTAAGTAAGTTTGCACGCTTTTCAGTAATTTTCCCTTGAAGTTTTAAGACACCAGAAATACCAAATGCAATTAGAATGATTCCTAACCAATAACCATAAATAATGGTAACAATTCCCAATACAAGCAAAACTGCATTTATAGCATAATTAAAATTCTTTTTTATTGTTTTCTTTCTGAATAAGAACGCTGCAAATGGTGGTATTAAAAATAAAGCTACAATAATAGAAGCTGTTAAAGCAAAGGTTTTTGTAAAAGCCAAGGGTCTAAATAATTTTCCCTCTGCACCAATCATCGTAAATACCGGAATAAAACTGATAATCGTTGTCATAACTGCGGTTACAATAGCACCAGAAACTTCTGCGGTTGCATTATAAACAACTGTATTTATTGGTAATCTATCTTCATTTTCATCTAAGTGTCTTATAATATTTTCTGAAAGTATGACGCCAACATCTACCATGGTTCCAATAGCAATTGCTATTCCCGAAAGGGCAACAATATTTGCATCAACATTAAAAAATTTCATGGCAATAAACACCATTAACACAGCAACTGGTAACAATCCTGATATTAAAATAGAAGCACGAAGATTAAATATCATGATGATAATCACTAAAATAGTGATTAAAATCTCTAAGGTTAAGGCTTCATTTAGCGTTCCTAATGTTTCTTGAATTAATTCTGATCTATCATAAAAAGGTACAATTGTAACTTGAGAAGTTCGCCCATCTGCTAAAACCTTTGATGGTAAGCCTGCACTTAATTCACTAATTTTTTCTTTCACATTATTGATAACTTCCATTGGGTTTGCTCCATATCTTGCTACCACAACGCCACCAACAACCTCTGCTCCCTCTTTGTCTAGGATGCCTCTTCGTGTTGCAGGTCCTAAAGAAACTTGTCCGATGTCTTTTATTTTTATTGCTGTAAAATCTTCGGAAGTAACTACGGCATTTTCAATGTCAGAAACGGACTTTACATATCCTAAACCACGGACTAGATATTCAGCTTGGTTAATTTCTAATGTTTGTGCACCAATGTCTTTATTGCTCTCTTTAACTGCTTTTACAACCTGACTTAAACTGATGTTGTATTGTCGCATCAATTCTGGATTTACATCTACCTGATATTCTTTTACATACCCGCCAATAGAAGCAACTTCAGAAACACCACTTGCAGAAGACAACGCATATTTTACGTAGTAATCTTGAATGCTGCGTAACTCTTGTAAGTCCCAACCTCCAGTTACATTTCCGTCTGTATCACGACCTTCTAATGTATACCAAAATATTTGTCCTAATCCTGTAGCGTCTGGTCCTAAAGCAGGATTAACATCTTCAGGAAGTAAACCACTTGGTAAAGAATTTAGTTTTTCTAAAATTCGACTACGACTCCAATAAAACTCAATATCTTCTTCAAAAATGATATAAATGCTTGAAAAACCAAACATAGAGGAACTTCTAATTGTTTTAACACCAGGAATTCCTAGTAACGAAGTTGTTAATGGATAAGTAATCTGGTCTTCTATATCTTGTGGCGAACGACCGTCCCATTTTGTAAAGACAATTTGTTGGTTTTCACCAATATCTGGAATGGCATCTACTGCTACAGGGTCGCTAGGTAAGAAGCCTGTATCCCAATTAAAAGGTGCGTTTACAGTTCCCCATCCCACAAAAAGAAGGAGTAATAAAACTGCTACTAGTTTATTTTCTATTAAAAATTTGATGCTTTTATTGAGCATTGGTTTTGATTATTAAACAGTTAAACATTAGTGTTAAAAAAAACACCGAATACAGCGATATATCCTTATGACACTAAAGCCATAGGATAAAATAAACTATTGTTTAAAAATCAAATTAAATACGTCTCGTCAAGCTTGAAGATTTGACTTGTGACGAGTGGTGATTTGTAAGTTGCGTAAGAAGGTAAATCGCTATCTAAATCTTCAAAAA from Polaribacter sp. ALD11 includes the following:
- a CDS encoding efflux RND transporter permease subunit, whose product is MLNKSIKFLIENKLVAVLLLLLFVGWGTVNAPFNWDTGFLPSDPVAVDAIPDIGENQQIVFTKWDGRSPQDIEDQITYPLTTSLLGIPGVKTIRSSSMFGFSSIYIIFEEDIEFYWSRSRILEKLNSLPSGLLPEDVNPALGPDATGLGQIFWYTLEGRDTDGNVTGGWDLQELRSIQDYYVKYALSSASGVSEVASIGGYVKEYQVDVNPELMRQYNISLSQVVKAVKESNKDIGAQTLEINQAEYLVRGLGYVKSVSDIENAVVTSEDFTAIKIKDIGQVSLGPATRRGILDKEGAEVVGGVVVARYGANPMEVINNVKEKISELSAGLPSKVLADGRTSQVTIVPFYDRSELIQETLGTLNEALTLEILITILVIIIMIFNLRASILISGLLPVAVLMVFIAMKFFNVDANIVALSGIAIAIGTMVDVGVILSENIIRHLDENEDRLPINTVVYNATAEVSGAIVTAVMTTIISFIPVFTMIGAEGKLFRPLAFTKTFALTASIIVALFLIPPFAAFLFRKKTIKKNFNYAINAVLLVLGIVTIIYGYWLGIILIAFGISGVLKLQGKITEKRANLLNIIISSLAIVFLLAEYWRPLGVDKNIFWNLIFVSIICFGLLGVFTVFRNYYTRILRWCLDHKILFLSIPTAIVIAGVFIMKNTGKEFMPSLNEGSFLLMPTSMPHAGVAENKRVLQQLDMAVASIPEIKTVVGKAGRTESALDPAPLSMYENIIQYKPEYMLNEYGERQRYKVNDNGLFELKDGRLIHNENLVINSNIVENKTATISTVLNVSNQQLIEDEDGEFYRNWRPEINSPDDIWNEIVRVTKLPGVTSAPKLQPIETRLVMLQTGMRAPMGIKVKGQDLKQIEAFGVQLETILKGAEGVKKEAVFADRIVGKPYLLIDINREKIARYGISIEDVQEVLKVAVGGMILTQTVEGRERYGVRVRYPRELRANPTDLEQIYIPVSSGSPVPLSELATIRYEKGPQVIKSEDTFLVGYVLFDKLDGFAEVGVVENAQALIQQKIDSGELIVPKGINYKFTGTYENQLRAEKTLSVVVPLALAIIFLILYFQFRSVTTSLMVFTGIAVAFSGGFIMIWLYGQDWFLNFNFFGENLRALFQMHPINLSVAVWVGFIALFGIATDDGVVMATYLTQTFDKNTPENRKEIRASIVEAGEKRIRPCLMTTATTILALLPVLTSTGRGSDIMIPMAIPSFGGMLIALITLFIVPVLYSWKKEYQLKKAS